The Cottoperca gobio chromosome 22, fCotGob3.1, whole genome shotgun sequence genome contains a region encoding:
- the acvr1l gene encoding activin receptor type-1 — protein sequence MGLCSVHVLLLLLLQALQTSAEGSEGQLVCLWDSPKCLQATQCHGTRCFSSVKVDSSGVVFEHGCLTETDKIRLQCSTAPSSYQVILCCSQDMCNGNSTRTFLISLLPTAREGEPVRYRVETLALFVLGPVVVLALLTVVSVLACRRLHHGRLQRLQEFDNEQGAIDSLITSNVGDSTLADLLDHSCTSGSGSGLPFLVQRTVARQISLMECVGKGRYGEVWRGQWQGENVAVKIFSSRDEKSWFRETEIYNTVLLRHENVLGFMASDMTSRNSSTQLWLITHYHENGSLYDYLQRVAVETSEGLAMAASIACGLVHLHTEIFGTEGKPAIAHRDLKSKNILVTKELRCCIADLGLAVTHSQADNLLDVGNNPKVGTKRYMAPEVLDETIQIDCFDAYKRVDIWAFGLVLWEIARRTYSNGIVEEYKPPFYDQVPNDPSFEDIRKVVCVEQQRPFIPNRWFSDPTLSALVKLMKECWYQNPSARLTALRIKKTLDKIHSSLEKGKES from the exons ATGGGTCTTTGCAGTGTCCACGTccttctgctgctcctgctgcaggCCCTGCAGACATCAGCTGAGGGTTCAG AAGGACAGCTGGTGTGTCTGTGGGATAGCCCGAAATGCCTCCAGGCCACCCAATGCCACGGTACCCGGTGCTTCTCTTCCGTCAAAGTCGACAGCAGCGGGGTGGTGTTTGAGCACGGCTGCCTGACGGAGACGGATAAAATCCGTTTGCAGTGCTCCACAGCTCCGTCCTCCTACCAGGTCATTTTGTGCTGCTCCCAGGACATGTGCAACGGCAACAGCACGAGGACTTTTCTGATTTCTCTGCTTCCAACAG CCCGAGAAGGTGAACCAGTTCGGTACCGTGTAGAGACCTTAGCGCTCTTTGTACTTGGTCCGGTGGTGGTTCTGGCTCTGCTGACGGTGGTGTCAGTGTTGGCCTGCAGGAGGCTCCACCACGGCCGTCTGCAGAGGCTGCAGGAGTTTGACAACGAGCAGGGAGCCATAGACAGCCTCATCACCTCCAATGTGGGAGACAGCACTTTAGCA gaTCTACTGGACCACTCGTGTACGTCAGGCAGTGGTTCAGGTCTTCCCTTCCTCGTGCAGAGAACTGTGGCCAGGCAGATCAGCCTGATGGAGTGCGTCG GCAAAGGAAGGTACGGAGAGGTGTGGCGGGGCCAGTGGCAGGGCGAGAACGTGGCTGTAAAAATCTTCTCCTCAAGAGATGAGAAATCCTGGTTCAGAGAGACGGAGATCTACAACACTGTGCTGCTAAGACATGAAAACGTTCTGG GCTTCATGGCGTCCGACATGACTTCTCGCAACTCCAGCACCCAGCTGTGGCTCATCACCCATTACCACGAGAACGGTTCACTTTATGACTACTTGCAACGAGTTGCCGTGGAGACGTCGGAGGGCTTGGCGATGGCGGCGTCGATAGCGTGCGGCCTGGTGCACCTACACACGGAGATCTTCGGCACCGAGGGGAAACCGGCCATCGCACACCGGGACCTGAAGAGCAAAAACATCCTGGTCACAAAGGAGCTGCGCTGCTGCATCGCAGACCTGG GGCTGGCTGTGACCCACTCCCAGGCAGACAACCTGCTGGATGTGGGCAACAATCCGAAGGTTGGCACCAAGCGTTACATGGCACCTGAAGTGCTCGACGAGACCATTCAGATAGACTGCTTTGATGCTTATAAGAGAGTGGACATCTGGGCCTTTGGGCTGGTGCTGTGGGAGATAGCTAGACGCACATACAGCAATG GTATCGTTGAGGAGTACAAGCCTCCGTTCTACGATCAGGTGCCAAATGACCCCAGCTTTGAGGACATAAGgaaggtggtgtgtgtggagcagcagAGGCCTTTCATTCCTAATCGTTGGTTCTCTGATCCA ACTCTCTCTGCTCTGGTGAAACTGATGAAGGAGTGTTGGTACCAGAACCCCTCCGCAAGGCTCACGGCACTGCGCATCAAGAAAACCCTGGACAAGATTCACAGCTCTCTGGAGAAGGGCAAGGAGTcgtga
- the d2hgdh gene encoding D-2-hydroxyglutarate dehydrogenase, mitochondrial, with protein MVGILKRTLRLQTALRLLSPHSPSSSTVTARLSPLHHRRPFLPATSWQFGVCCRKLHNGVEMPKPSAAAAPDRLPFSTITQEDLAFFRKILPGRAITDADLLESSNVDWLKSVRGSSELLLRPQTTEEVSTILKYCNGRNLAVNPQGGNTGLVGGSVPVYDEVILSTALMNNILTFDAISGILTCQAGCVLENLSLYLEDRDYIMPLDLGAKGSCHIGGNVATNAGGLRLLRYGSLHGTVLGLEVVLADGQVLDCLVTLRKDNTGYDLKQLFIGSEGTLGVITAVSILCPLKPKSVNVVFLGCETFEQLLKTFQLSRGMLGEILSAYEFLDSECMRLLNTHLKLPNPISDCPFYVVIETSGSDPTHDGEKLHNFLEEAMTSSLVADGTVATEDSKIKALWSMRERVTEALTHDGFTYKYDISLPVERIYQLVTDMREHLGDRAKSVVGYGHVGDGNLHLNITSPAKDPALLAAIEPFIFEWTASSRGSISAEHGLGLKKRNYIYYSKPSQAVALMGNIKAMLDPKGILNPYKTLPDDLK; from the exons ATGGTGGGGATTCTCAAAAGAACACTAAGACTGCAGACAGCTCTCAGACTTCTGAGCCCCCATAGCCCATCctcatcaacagtcacagcCAGACTTTCACCTCTGCACCACCGCAGGCCATTTCTTCCCGCCACCTCATGGCAGTTTGGAGTCTGCTGTCGAAAGCTTCACAATGGGGTAGAAATGCCCAAACCGTCCGCTGCTGCAGCCCCAGACCGGCTGCCGTTCTCCACCATAACGCAGGAAGATTTAGCCTTTTTCAGGAAGATCCTACCAGGAAGAGCCATCACTGACGCGGACCTGTTGGAGTCCAGTAATGTGGATTGGCTCAAGTCAGTGAGAG GTTCCAGTGAACTGTTGCTGAGACCTCAAACAACAGAGGAAGTTTCAACAATTCTCAA GTATTGTAACGGTCGTAATTTAGCGGTGAACCCTCAAGGAGGCAACACTGGGCTGGTTGGGGGAAGCGTGCCAGTTTATGATGAGGTCATCCTCTCCACTGCCCTTATGAACAACATCCTCACCTTTGATGCTATCTCAG GCATTCTGACCTGTCAGGCAGGTTGTGTCTTGGAGAACTTGTCCCTTTACCTGGAGGACAGAGACTACATCATGCCTCTTGATTTGGGGGCAAAAGGCAGTTGCCACATTGGGGGAAACGTGGCAACGAATGCAGGAGGACTCCGGCTGCTGCGATACGGTTCCTTACACGGGACTGTGCTGGGTCTGGAAGTG GTGTTGGCAGATGGGCAGGTGCTGGACTGCTTGGTCACACTGCGGAAAGATAATACAGGATATGACCTCAAACAGCTCTTCATAGGGTCAGAAGGCACACTGGGGGTCATCACCGCAGTGTCCATCCTTTGTCCACTGAAACCCAAATCTGTTAATGTGGTTTTTCTGG GATGCGAGACCTTTGAGCAGCTGCTGAAGACATTTCAGCTCTCCAGAGGCATGCTGGGAGAAATTCTGTCTGCTTACGAATTCCTGGACAGTGAATGTATGAGGCTGCTGAATACGCACCTCAAACTACCCAATCCCATTTCTg ATTGTCCATTCTACGTCGTCATAGAAACGTCTGGATCTGACCCAACACATGACGGGGAGAAACTTCACAATTTCTTAGAGGAGGCGATGACGTCATCGTTGGTCGCTGATGGCACTGTTGCAACTGAAgactcaaaaataaaa GCTCTGTGGTCAATGCGTGAACGCGTGACGGAGGCGCTGACGCACGATGGCTTCACTTACAAGTATGACATCTCACTTCCAGTGGAGCGGATCTACCAGCTGGTGACAGACATGAGGGAGCACCTGGGGGACCGAGCCAAGAGTGTGGTGGGATACGGACACGTAG GAGATGGAAATCTCCACTTGAATATCACCTCTCCTGCCAAAGACCCTGCTCTTCTCGCTGCCATCGAGCCCTTCATCTTCGAGTGGACAGCCAGCTCCCGCGGCAGCATCAGTGCAGAGCACGGACTGGGCCTGAAGAAGAGGAACTACATCTACTACAGCAAACCCAGCCAGGCTGTGGCTCTGATGGGTAACATCAAGGCCATGCTGGACCCTAAGGGCATTCTCAACCCGTACAAAACTCTACCAGATGACCTGAAATGA